CTAAGGATTGTCCTTTAGGAAGTATTATAGTCAAAGCTCCGAAATTTTGACCATTTGATGAAAAACCCACTGTATATATTTTGTCAATCTTCATTAATTTTTTTAGTGTATTAAAAACAGGTTTGGGGATTTTCTTGAAGACGAAATCATAAACAGTATCTTCTACTTCAGTTAATACAATGCTCCGGTTTTTAACGAGGTCTTCATTATCCATCTCCTTCACCGGGAATCGGATATTATAAAGATCTATTCCAAGGATGTTTTTCAGCTTATTCAAGAATTTATCCATACCGAAACATTCCATTATTCTGATGGTTTTTTCTTCAGAATCTTCTACACTTATAATGATATAAGAATTGGGTAAAAGTTCTTTCACAGCTTCTCCAGTAATGGAATATATTTGGGGAGTGTTTACTCTACCCACCAGTTGCATTACCACCTGGTTCATAATTTGTGTTTCATGAAGAGATTTTTCAAGATCTTTTTCAGCATCTTCTCTTTCTTTAATGAAACTTGCCTGCTGGGCATTTTGATATGCCACATCAGATAACTGGTTGGCGAATGTAAAAAGAACATTGGCAATCTTTCTTAATTGTTCTTCAGACATGACTGGAACTTCTTTAAACGCTTCGATATACTCGTCTTCATCGACACCAAGTTCCCGGGCTTTAACCCTCATCTGGTCTTCATTTTGTGTTTCGTTTCGAACCTGGCCAATTAACCAGTTGGCTATGTGTACCCCACCCACTGTGATACTGGCACCAGCATCCCACAATCCCCCGCTAAGGCAGGGCATGACTATGGGACCTTCCGGATGACTTCTACCTATCATTGCATCGGATTTATAGCAATTCTCAAGCCCCGCATCTGTTTTGCGAATGATATCTTTACATAAACGGCAGAAATTACTGGGTTTGGTTATGGGCCTTCCATCAGGGTGGGTGATGATTGATGCAACTCCTGTGGCTTCTGAGAAAAGATCCTGTATCTTTTGAATGTCTTCCAAGTTGAAAAGATTATGGAAACTAATTTTATCCTTATCCAGCTGCCTGCTAAGTGCAATTATATTCTTTTCCAGTGCTGCTTCAATCTGTTTCCTGGAAGTAATGTTACGGGTAACATAACCAATTCTGTACCCCTTATAGGTTTTAATGGGGAATGCAAGTTGTTCAATGTAATAAACTTTTCCATCAGGTCTTAAAATAGTTGTTTCATGGATTTTACCCAGAAATGATGCTTCACCTGTTTTCAAGGCCCTTAACTGTTGTTTTTTTATATTTTCTAAATGCTGAGGAGTCTTAAGGTCTGGTGGTGTTAATTCCTGTTTTATCTCCCAGAATTCTCTGCCAAGTGCATCGGTTTTTTTAATTCCTGTAATCATTTCATGGGCTTTGTTCCATTCTATCACCCGTCCTTCTTCATCTAACAATACAATACCATCTAATGATTGATGAATGAGAGTTCGGAATTTTTCTTCACTTTCTTCAAGAGCTTCTTTTGTCTTATAACTTGAGGAGTGTTTACTTTTTTCAGAATTTTTCTTATGGATTGCTACATCAAGGGTCAACTTTAATTCATCAATATCCCAAGGGGTTTTATTATTTTTCAGTAAATAACCATAGGGTGCAGATGCTGAGATATCTCTGATGATGGAATAATCTGAATCTTCAGTTACTTTAATCACAGGAATTATTGGAATCTCTGAGCTAAATATTTCATTTTTTATCTCATTCAAACTAAAACCGGAATAGCTTTCAGGTTCAACGAATTTTAAAAAAAAGTCAGCTTTTAATTCTTCTTCTATCCTGTTTGATTCATTATATTGGTATAGGGTTTTGGAGTTAATCACCTGGTGACCCACGGATTGGAGATATAATTTTAGATCACTAGCTGCGCCATTGATATAGTTTAATAGAATTCTAGCCAATATTTCCCCTCTTTTAGAGTAAAAAAGTCTATAAACTTACCCAATATTAATAATAATATTGATTGTTATTTTTTCATATTAATATTTTTCTAAATTTTTTTATCATATTAGCAATTTACAAGATTTTCGGTTCGCTAGTGGAATAGGATTGGATTTAAATTCAAAACAGTACTTGCCAATGATTTAAAGTGGCTGTTGATGGTTTGGGTTTGGTTGAAGATTTTGATTTTTAAAATTTTAAAAATAATAATTCATTAGGACTTCAACTGGTAGAAAACCTAGCTAAACAGATTCATGGCGATTTAAATATTGATAGGTCTAATAGCACTGAATTTAAGATTTCCTTTTTAGGAAAATAGAATTATAAGTAAATTTCAAGGATTAATCATATC
This genomic window from Methanobacteriaceae archaeon contains:
- a CDS encoding PocR ligand-binding domain-containing protein, which codes for MARILLNYINGAASDLKLYLQSVGHQVINSKTLYQYNESNRIEEELKADFFLKFVEPESYSGFSLNEIKNEIFSSEIPIIPVIKVTEDSDYSIIRDISASAPYGYLLKNNKTPWDIDELKLTLDVAIHKKNSEKSKHSSSYKTKEALEESEEKFRTLIHQSLDGIVLLDEEGRVIEWNKAHEMITGIKKTDALGREFWEIKQELTPPDLKTPQHLENIKKQQLRALKTGEASFLGKIHETTILRPDGKVYYIEQLAFPIKTYKGYRIGYVTRNITSRKQIEAALEKNIIALSRQLDKDKISFHNLFNLEDIQKIQDLFSEATGVASIITHPDGRPITKPSNFCRLCKDIIRKTDAGLENCYKSDAMIGRSHPEGPIVMPCLSGGLWDAGASITVGGVHIANWLIGQVRNETQNEDQMRVKARELGVDEDEYIEAFKEVPVMSEEQLRKIANVLFTFANQLSDVAYQNAQQASFIKEREDAEKDLEKSLHETQIMNQVVMQLVGRVNTPQIYSITGEAVKELLPNSYIIISVEDSEEKTIRIMECFGMDKFLNKLKNILGIDLYNIRFPVKEMDNEDLVKNRSIVLTEVEDTVYDFVFKKIPKPVFNTLKKLMKIDKIYTVGFSSNGQNFGALTIILPKGQSLEHEQTIETLVYQASIALQRYEAEKTIKESLAEKKVLLREIHHRVKNNMQIISSLLNLQIQYVNEVETLTVLKESQGRVRSMAMIHENLYQSPSLTRIDFKNYIKKLTSNIFYTYGVQNQDIELILDVEDVEMNIETAVPCGLIINELVTNSLKYAFPPSKWNAKGAVTIKLSQEKDDDLELGISDNGIGIPSHIDPRNSPTLGLMLVNNLVKQMEGSLELNRTHGTEFTIKFRELDYKDRI